Proteins encoded by one window of Thermobaculum terrenum ATCC BAA-798:
- a CDS encoding O-acetyl-ADP-ribose deacetylase has product MLEIRVGEGTLRLIQGDITTVKADAIVNAANASLSGGGGVDGAIHRAGGPSIMEECRRIGGCPTGSAVITGAGRLSAKYVIHAVAPIWRGGKAGEEQLLESAYRKSLELANQHSVHSIAFPSLGTGAYGYPLHLAAPVALRVSIEHLQSGKEPQDITFVLWGNDAMAAFESALDALAKEKNLVA; this is encoded by the coding sequence ATGCTTGAGATAAGGGTAGGCGAAGGTACCCTCCGACTCATCCAGGGAGACATTACCACGGTCAAAGCGGATGCCATAGTAAATGCAGCTAATGCTAGCCTCAGTGGCGGTGGGGGAGTAGATGGAGCCATTCACCGAGCTGGGGGCCCCAGTATCATGGAGGAATGCCGCCGAATAGGTGGTTGCCCTACAGGAAGTGCAGTGATCACCGGAGCTGGTCGTCTATCAGCTAAGTATGTTATCCACGCTGTAGCCCCTATCTGGAGAGGAGGGAAAGCTGGCGAGGAACAGTTACTGGAAAGTGCCTACAGAAAAAGTCTGGAGCTAGCTAATCAACATTCTGTGCACAGCATAGCCTTCCCTTCTCTTGGTACCGGCGCATATGGATACCCTTTACATCTGGCTGCACCTGTTGCACTAAGAGTATCCATAGAACATCTACAATCAGGCAAGGAGCCGCAAGATATAACTTTTGTCCTCTGGGGAAACGATGCAATGGCAGCGTTCGAATCGGCGCTCGATGCACTCGCCAAGGAGAAGAATCTTGTTGCATGA
- a CDS encoding serine hydrolase domain-containing protein produces MEATLTVDTKGLQQAAEIAEEAVRSGDHPTAVIAVANAEETLWSHVVPGQDNAKIESIFLLASITKPITATAVMQMVERGRLLLSDPVIKYVPEFGKHGKEHVTVFHLLTHTSGLAEEWAWQQMQTVSQPSHHELVKAACESYLQFEPGTNYQYCSLSFSILAEIVSRLTGLRFAEYLSKYVFEPLGMQHTSFAPADRTLAMPVHDFGSEEQLEGFIRMEVAGGGLWSTASDMVKFGQAFLRGGQLNGYRLLSPPAVNTMTRLYTHGMKEVTPEGQRDAAYALGWGKRRNDADLLGSEEMFMHGGATGTLLAIDPKWQLVFVYLTNRWDVEHDTARKILNAVYGSIT; encoded by the coding sequence ATGGAAGCTACACTTACTGTTGACACTAAAGGGCTACAACAAGCTGCAGAGATAGCTGAAGAAGCCGTCAGGTCGGGGGACCATCCTACAGCTGTGATCGCTGTGGCCAATGCGGAAGAAACACTGTGGTCTCATGTAGTTCCCGGGCAAGATAACGCTAAGATCGAGAGCATATTCCTCTTAGCATCCATCACGAAGCCCATCACCGCTACAGCTGTAATGCAGATGGTGGAGAGAGGAAGGTTACTGCTAAGTGATCCGGTGATAAAGTATGTACCTGAATTTGGAAAACATGGAAAGGAACACGTTACGGTATTTCACTTACTGACCCACACGAGCGGCCTAGCTGAGGAGTGGGCATGGCAGCAGATGCAAACTGTATCTCAGCCAAGTCATCACGAATTAGTGAAAGCCGCGTGTGAGAGCTACCTACAGTTTGAGCCTGGTACCAACTACCAATACTGCTCTCTTAGCTTTTCCATACTCGCGGAAATAGTCTCTCGACTTACAGGGCTGCGATTTGCTGAATACCTCTCAAAATACGTTTTTGAACCTCTCGGCATGCAACACACATCGTTTGCCCCTGCAGATAGAACTCTTGCTATGCCTGTTCATGATTTCGGGAGTGAAGAACAATTGGAAGGCTTCATTAGGATGGAAGTAGCAGGGGGAGGCTTATGGAGCACAGCTAGCGATATGGTCAAGTTTGGGCAAGCATTTCTTAGGGGTGGTCAGCTCAATGGATACAGGCTCCTAAGCCCGCCGGCAGTGAACACAATGACCAGGCTATATACTCATGGGATGAAGGAAGTCACACCCGAAGGCCAGCGTGATGCAGCCTACGCTCTGGGATGGGGAAAGAGGCGTAATGATGCTGATCTATTGGGATCGGAAGAGATGTTCATGCATGGAGGAGCTACGGGGACACTGCTGGCAATAGACCCCAAGTGGCAATTGGTGTTTGTTTATCTGACTAACAGATGGGATGTAGAGCACGATACCGCTCGTAAAATCCTGAACGCAGTGTATGGCTCTATAACCTAG
- a CDS encoding GDP-mannose 4,6-dehydratase, whose amino-acid sequence MQERQVLVTGASGFVGPYLVRELKTQGWHVWALSRSGAPVEGATPVRADLLDRGAIQHIIQDIRPDVIFHLAAQSSVFSSFEHPIYTIENNTLGAANLLYSALDIDPKPRIIAIGSAEEYGKVKPNELPIDEKQPLAPISPYAVSKAAQTLLALSLHESQELPVTVLRPFNHTGPGQKPRLVIPSIAEQIARIEAGLSEPVIRVGNTESKRDFTDVRDIVKAYVLAVDRSRSGEIYNIGTGRSVSIQWILEFLVGQSKIDIKVETDPNRLRPSDIPELRCNPEKFRRDTGWEAHIPLEQTLIDILDYWRDRVKSDQYLVRHGRDTI is encoded by the coding sequence ATGCAAGAGAGACAGGTTCTAGTCACAGGAGCATCGGGATTTGTGGGCCCCTACCTGGTAAGAGAGCTTAAGACACAAGGCTGGCATGTATGGGCACTTTCAAGATCTGGTGCGCCAGTCGAGGGTGCAACTCCAGTCAGGGCAGATCTCCTAGATCGCGGAGCTATACAGCATATTATCCAAGACATTAGGCCGGACGTAATCTTTCATCTAGCGGCTCAAAGCTCAGTGTTCAGCTCCTTTGAACACCCAATATATACGATCGAGAATAACACATTAGGGGCAGCGAATTTGCTATACAGCGCGCTAGATATAGATCCGAAACCCAGAATCATAGCGATAGGTTCCGCGGAGGAATATGGTAAGGTAAAGCCCAACGAACTGCCGATAGACGAGAAGCAACCACTAGCTCCTATAAGCCCATACGCCGTGAGCAAGGCCGCACAGACACTGCTTGCTCTCAGCCTGCATGAGAGTCAAGAACTACCTGTTACGGTACTAAGGCCATTTAACCACACGGGCCCAGGGCAAAAACCCAGGCTAGTTATACCATCCATTGCAGAGCAGATAGCGCGTATAGAGGCAGGTCTATCGGAGCCGGTGATCAGGGTCGGCAATACAGAAAGCAAGCGTGACTTTACTGATGTTAGAGACATAGTAAAGGCTTACGTATTAGCCGTAGATAGATCGAGGTCTGGAGAGATCTACAACATAGGGACAGGTAGATCAGTGTCCATTCAATGGATATTGGAATTTCTGGTAGGACAATCCAAAATAGATATAAAAGTAGAGACGGATCCTAACAGGTTGAGACCTTCAGACATACCTGAGCTAAGATGCAATCCCGAGAAGTTTCGCAGAGATACGGGGTGGGAGGCGCATATACCACTGGAGCAGACCCTTATAGACATTCTTGACTATTGGAGAGATAGGGTCAAAAGCGATCAATACTTAGTGCGTCATGGGAGAGATACCATATGA
- a CDS encoding peptidyl-prolyl cis-trans isomerase — protein MSIRRQVCKVMGRVVPTALVLSVLITGCGPTSSQEQRSQQIPTPAATVAEPISLMPSPTTVSTPETSSAPTVQVTPVPTASTANFDPNGIVAVVNGEKITNKEFYQELEKRYGQDLISDMVITKLIEQEARKRGVSLSNEDMQKALQQLQTAFPGQSIEEIAQGQNMTGDQLREQVRVMALLDKMLAPQVKVTEQDARNFYNQNPQVFQSQEQLRLGQVVTDNEQQAADAAQALRDGKDLKEVIAKYGSKSPERAKKNGDLGYKSLNELDPQLGMTVMQMAVGDVSDPIRLPDGSYAVVKMIDRKGGVQMPFDQVKDRAMELAKQDKINSMIPKFLEELYSKAKIQSRIKIIPPNTQQPSAEPSQPSPSPPAPSGEEPKG, from the coding sequence TTGAGTATAAGAAGGCAGGTATGTAAGGTAATGGGACGTGTTGTCCCCACTGCACTGGTTCTCTCAGTCCTGATAACTGGATGCGGTCCCACTAGCTCTCAAGAGCAGAGATCTCAGCAGATTCCTACACCTGCAGCAACAGTAGCAGAGCCTATATCCCTGATGCCATCACCTACTACTGTTAGTACTCCTGAGACCTCAAGTGCCCCAACTGTTCAGGTTACTCCTGTCCCCACCGCATCTACAGCGAACTTTGACCCTAATGGTATCGTAGCAGTAGTTAATGGTGAGAAGATCACCAACAAGGAGTTCTATCAGGAGCTTGAGAAGAGGTATGGCCAGGATTTGATCAGTGATATGGTGATCACCAAGCTGATAGAGCAGGAGGCCCGTAAGCGGGGGGTATCGTTGTCCAATGAGGATATGCAGAAGGCTCTCCAGCAACTGCAAACAGCCTTTCCTGGCCAGAGCATAGAGGAGATAGCTCAGGGTCAGAACATGACAGGTGACCAGCTGCGTGAGCAAGTCAGAGTGATGGCGCTGCTCGATAAAATGCTGGCTCCTCAGGTAAAGGTAACCGAGCAGGATGCCAGGAACTTCTATAATCAAAATCCACAAGTTTTTCAATCCCAGGAACAGCTAAGGCTTGGCCAGGTAGTGACGGATAATGAGCAGCAGGCTGCCGATGCTGCACAGGCGCTGCGAGATGGTAAAGACCTAAAAGAAGTGATAGCCAAATATGGCAGCAAGAGCCCAGAAAGGGCTAAGAAGAACGGGGACCTGGGCTACAAGTCCTTGAACGAGCTAGACCCGCAGCTAGGAATGACTGTGATGCAGATGGCCGTAGGGGATGTGAGTGATCCTATACGGCTGCCTGATGGTTCCTACGCGGTCGTCAAGATGATAGATCGCAAGGGTGGAGTACAGATGCCCTTTGATCAGGTCAAGGACAGAGCTATGGAGCTGGCCAAACAAGACAAGATTAACAGCATGATACCTAAGTTCCTTGAAGAGCTATATAGTAAGGCAAAGATTCAGTCACGAATAAAGATCATACCACCTAACACTCAGCAACCATCTGCCGAGCCATCTCAGCCTTCTCCGTCACCTCCGGCACCATCAGGCGAAGAGCCTAAGGGTTAG
- the tyrS gene encoding tyrosine--tRNA ligase has product MSGSDIWQMSVDEQIKIIKRGAEKILPDEEALRYKLTTAQKEGRPLRVKLGIDPTVTDIHLGHTVPLRNLRRFQDLGHTAILVLGDFTATVGDPSGRSKARPPLSHEQVLENAATYKEQVSKILDLERAEVVYNSTWLAKLTLKDLIFIGSHISVKRMLEGEYFGRRFEDPDQTVFLHEMFYPIMQGMDSVSINADIELGGTDQEFNCLMGRDLQRLYGQEPQVVVTFPLLPGLTGTEKMSKSLGNYVGVSWGAQEQFNKLMTMSDDHIGIYYRLLTDVPIEEIEEKIQAIQNGQADPREVKKQLVTEIVSQFHGPEAARRAAEDYERYAEIRRTGGKTDQLPSNIPVAKIKLNPEGTRLTHILVTTGMASSNSEAKRLIRQGGVRLRGEVVKDDTHVITPGQLHEALLQVGSRTPVILQEE; this is encoded by the coding sequence TTGAGCGGCAGTGACATTTGGCAAATGTCAGTAGACGAACAGATAAAGATAATCAAACGTGGTGCAGAGAAGATCCTTCCTGATGAGGAAGCTTTACGCTATAAGCTGACCACAGCTCAGAAGGAAGGCAGGCCCCTCCGTGTCAAGTTGGGTATAGACCCCACAGTAACCGATATACATCTAGGACATACCGTGCCTCTGCGTAACCTGAGGCGGTTTCAGGATCTTGGTCATACAGCCATACTCGTACTTGGGGACTTCACGGCTACTGTGGGGGACCCTTCAGGGCGCAGTAAGGCCAGACCTCCTCTGAGCCATGAGCAGGTGCTAGAGAACGCGGCCACCTATAAGGAGCAAGTATCCAAGATATTGGATCTTGAACGCGCTGAGGTTGTCTACAATAGCACCTGGCTGGCGAAGTTGACTCTTAAGGACCTCATCTTTATAGGCTCCCACATCAGTGTCAAGAGGATGCTAGAGGGGGAGTACTTCGGGCGAAGATTTGAGGATCCAGATCAGACTGTGTTCCTGCATGAAATGTTCTATCCCATTATGCAGGGTATGGACTCCGTGTCGATTAATGCAGATATAGAGCTCGGAGGTACGGACCAGGAATTCAATTGCCTCATGGGGAGAGACTTACAAAGACTCTACGGTCAGGAACCACAAGTAGTAGTCACATTTCCTCTGCTACCTGGTCTGACGGGGACAGAGAAGATGAGCAAGAGCTTGGGCAACTACGTAGGCGTCTCCTGGGGAGCACAGGAGCAGTTTAACAAGCTAATGACGATGAGCGATGATCATATAGGTATTTACTACAGGTTGCTCACAGACGTGCCCATCGAGGAGATAGAGGAGAAAATTCAGGCCATACAGAACGGACAGGCCGATCCTAGAGAGGTCAAGAAGCAGCTCGTAACAGAGATCGTATCACAGTTTCATGGGCCTGAAGCGGCCAGGAGAGCAGCAGAAGATTACGAGAGATACGCTGAGATCAGGCGTACCGGTGGCAAGACTGATCAACTACCAAGCAACATCCCTGTTGCCAAGATAAAGCTTAATCCGGAGGGAACTAGACTAACTCATATATTGGTAACAACTGGTATGGCTTCCTCCAACAGTGAGGCAAAACGTCTTATCCGTCAGGGAGGAGTTAGGCTTCGGGGTGAGGTTGTCAAAGACGACACTCACGTGATAACGCCAGGGCAGCTGCATGAAGCTCTGCTACAGGTTGGATCAAGGACTCCGGTTATCCTACAGGAGGAATAA
- a CDS encoding alpha/beta hydrolase family protein, with product MKRLHKYDFRRFLHVRNAYAGSISPSGKQVAFLYDVTGVPQVWITSIDGQWPDQVTYFEERVSGVKFSPDGSRLVFIMDAGGNERHGIHGVLLDGYVHEPIQPEPNVIHLWGDWSPDGRRIAYTSNKRDPRFFDVYIKSLDGGDPIMVLQDDGTNSVPAWSPDARHLIVSRSETNLDNNIYLLDLESGDRKLLSQHEGEALFVSPHFIGSDRLIVASNKDREFVGVAEIDLNDGDFRYLIETDWDVDSLTVSKDGSKIVYALNEDGYSRLYIWQDGHIRALEYIPSGVLAQQLELSDDGSTLILSMYSPSLNLNVWAVDVSSDRCWQVTYAGRAGIPDDVFAEPRLIRYRSFDGLEIPAFLYLPPDREPPLPVVVHVHGGPESQARPIFNASIQYLVHHGFAVLAPNVRGSTGYGKSYTHLDDVYLRMNSVADLKAAADWLVESGIAQEDKIAIMGGSYGGFMVLSAITTYPDVWAAAVDIVGIANFVTFLENTGPWRRKLREAEYGSLENDREFLESISPINHVDRISCPLLVVHGTNDPRVPVGEAEQIVDSLRARGTDVEYIRFEDEGHGVVKLPNRIYYTEQVVRFLDKHIGS from the coding sequence GTGAAGAGGTTGCATAAGTATGACTTTCGTAGGTTCCTACATGTTCGCAACGCTTATGCAGGGTCGATCAGCCCTAGCGGTAAACAGGTGGCGTTTCTGTATGATGTGACTGGTGTCCCCCAGGTTTGGATCACGTCCATAGATGGACAGTGGCCAGACCAGGTTACCTACTTTGAAGAAAGAGTATCAGGAGTCAAGTTTTCTCCAGACGGTAGCCGACTGGTGTTCATCATGGATGCTGGTGGCAATGAACGACATGGCATCCATGGTGTGTTGTTGGATGGTTATGTACACGAACCTATACAGCCAGAGCCGAATGTCATTCACTTGTGGGGAGATTGGAGCCCTGACGGTAGGCGGATAGCCTATACCTCAAACAAAAGAGACCCCAGGTTCTTTGATGTCTATATCAAATCTTTAGATGGTGGGGATCCCATTATGGTCTTGCAGGACGATGGGACGAACTCTGTTCCTGCATGGAGTCCAGATGCCCGTCACCTGATTGTCTCCAGGTCTGAGACTAACCTGGACAATAATATCTACCTGCTGGATTTGGAATCTGGCGACCGTAAGCTTTTATCTCAGCATGAAGGGGAAGCGCTGTTTGTATCACCTCACTTCATTGGATCCGACAGACTGATAGTTGCCTCTAATAAGGATAGAGAATTTGTAGGAGTTGCCGAGATAGATCTGAACGATGGAGATTTCAGATACTTGATCGAGACCGACTGGGATGTAGATTCTCTTACGGTCAGCAAAGATGGCTCAAAGATCGTCTATGCACTTAACGAGGATGGCTATAGCAGGCTATATATCTGGCAGGATGGCCACATTAGAGCCTTAGAGTATATTCCTTCTGGCGTGCTTGCGCAACAGCTAGAGCTATCTGATGATGGCTCGACTCTAATACTCTCTATGTATTCTCCCTCCCTTAATCTGAACGTTTGGGCAGTAGATGTATCCTCTGACAGGTGCTGGCAGGTTACTTATGCTGGCAGGGCTGGTATACCTGACGACGTATTTGCCGAGCCTAGGCTGATCAGGTATCGAAGCTTTGATGGTCTGGAGATCCCTGCTTTTCTCTATCTCCCGCCTGATAGGGAGCCTCCTCTACCGGTCGTTGTCCACGTGCACGGTGGTCCTGAGTCGCAGGCAAGGCCAATTTTTAATGCGTCCATCCAATACCTGGTTCACCATGGTTTTGCCGTACTGGCCCCGAATGTACGTGGCAGCACTGGTTATGGCAAATCTTATACACATTTGGACGATGTTTACCTCCGAATGAACTCAGTAGCGGATTTAAAGGCTGCAGCGGACTGGTTAGTAGAATCGGGCATAGCTCAAGAGGATAAGATAGCGATAATGGGAGGTTCGTATGGTGGATTCATGGTGCTATCGGCCATAACCACCTATCCGGATGTTTGGGCAGCAGCGGTAGATATAGTCGGTATAGCTAATTTCGTGACCTTCCTCGAGAACACTGGCCCATGGAGGAGGAAGCTTCGGGAAGCCGAATACGGAAGCCTTGAGAACGATCGAGAATTTCTGGAGTCTATATCCCCTATCAACCATGTGGACAGGATAAGTTGTCCGTTGCTGGTAGTACATGGTACTAACGATCCAAGGGTGCCTGTGGGAGAGGCGGAGCAGATAGTAGATAGCCTGCGCGCCAGAGGGACGGATGTAGAGTACATACGATTTGAGGATGAGGGACACGGTGTAGTGAAACTGCCTAATAGGATCTACTACACAGAGCAGGTTGTAAGGTTTCTCGACAAGCACATTGGGAGCTAG
- the lat gene encoding L-lysine 6-transaminase, translated as MDTVVRTGFEPVRIAPADVHTCLARHILVDGLPLVYDYRRSQGSYLVDETTGRRYIDLFSFYSSAPLGHNHPKMRDPEFAAKIAEIALINPSNSDVYTVEMAEFVETLAKYVIPPEFPHLFFVAGGAPAVENALKVAFDWKVRKNLARGKGEKGTKVIHFREAFHGRLGYTLSLTNTYDPRKYKYFPKFDWPRVENPKLRFPITAEVIAEVEEAEERSVAQIEAALDRYQDDIAAIIIEPVQCEGGDNHFRPEFFAKLRKIADEREVMLIYDEIQTGMGMTGTWWMAEQLGVMPDIIVFGKKLQVCGIAVSRRVDEVEDNVFVEPSRISSTWGGNLVDMVRGQRYIQVILEDNLLENASRQGKFLLQQLEGLREEGFAISNIRGRGLLVAFDLPDHELRDLVHHEALKAGVILLKCGEKGIRLRPFMDVNSDVLQEAIDILRTILPRSK; from the coding sequence ATGGATACAGTTGTGAGGACGGGCTTTGAACCCGTGAGGATCGCACCTGCGGATGTACATACGTGCTTGGCTCGCCACATCCTTGTGGATGGCTTGCCACTGGTATATGACTACAGAAGAAGCCAGGGCTCATATCTCGTGGATGAGACGACTGGCAGGCGCTACATAGACCTGTTCAGTTTTTATTCATCTGCTCCCCTGGGGCACAATCACCCCAAAATGCGCGATCCTGAATTTGCAGCCAAGATAGCGGAGATAGCATTGATCAACCCTTCAAACTCCGATGTGTACACTGTTGAGATGGCTGAGTTTGTTGAGACCTTGGCAAAATACGTTATTCCTCCAGAATTCCCGCACCTGTTCTTTGTAGCTGGTGGAGCGCCCGCTGTGGAAAATGCTCTCAAGGTAGCGTTCGATTGGAAGGTGCGGAAGAACCTTGCAAGAGGCAAGGGAGAAAAGGGGACTAAAGTCATACACTTTAGGGAGGCCTTTCACGGCAGGCTGGGATATACTCTATCTCTGACGAACACCTATGATCCTCGTAAGTACAAGTACTTTCCAAAGTTTGATTGGCCTAGAGTCGAGAATCCCAAGTTACGTTTCCCAATTACCGCTGAGGTTATTGCAGAGGTTGAGGAAGCTGAGGAGAGGAGTGTCGCCCAGATAGAGGCAGCTCTTGATAGATATCAGGATGATATCGCAGCGATCATTATCGAGCCTGTGCAATGCGAAGGTGGTGATAACCACTTCAGACCCGAGTTCTTTGCGAAACTACGCAAGATTGCCGATGAGCGTGAGGTAATGCTTATCTACGATGAGATCCAGACAGGTATGGGCATGACAGGTACATGGTGGATGGCTGAACAGCTAGGTGTCATGCCAGATATCATAGTCTTCGGGAAGAAGCTGCAGGTGTGTGGTATAGCAGTAAGCCGCAGGGTGGATGAGGTCGAGGATAACGTGTTTGTAGAGCCCAGTAGGATAAGCTCTACCTGGGGCGGTAATCTGGTCGATATGGTCAGAGGACAGCGCTACATACAGGTTATCCTTGAGGATAATCTCCTGGAGAACGCTTCTCGCCAAGGTAAGTTCCTCTTACAGCAGCTCGAAGGACTTAGGGAAGAGGGTTTTGCTATCTCCAACATCCGAGGGAGAGGGCTACTCGTGGCTTTCGATCTACCTGACCATGAGCTTAGGGATCTGGTCCATCATGAAGCACTGAAGGCGGGAGTGATATTGCTTAAGTGCGGTGAGAAGGGCATACGATTACGGCCCTTTATGGATGTGAACAGTGACGTCCTGCAGGAAGCCATAGATATACTCCGTACTATTTTGCCTAGATCTAAGTAG
- the gmd gene encoding GDP-mannose 4,6-dehydratase, which produces MKTALITGITGQDGSYLAEFLLEKGYRVVGMVRRTSLENFGRIKHIQDDIEIVTGDLLDQLSLIDIIKEYKPNEVYNLAAQSFVPTSWTQPVLTGEFTALGVTRMLEAIRLVDPSIRFYQASSSEMFGKVRETPQKETTPFYPRSPYGVAKVYGHYITVNYRESYGIFACSGICFNHESPRRGLEFVTRKVSYGVARIKHGLQKELRLGNLDAKRDWGYTGDYVRAMWLMLQQDTPDDYVIATGETHSVRELVELAFSHVGLDYRDYVVVDPKYFRAAEVDLLVGDSTKARQKLGWQPTVKFEDLVRMMVEADMELVASQKDAPLTPMIR; this is translated from the coding sequence ATGAAAACGGCGCTAATTACCGGCATAACTGGACAAGATGGTTCCTACCTAGCAGAGTTCCTGCTCGAAAAGGGCTATAGAGTTGTTGGCATGGTAAGGCGTACTAGCCTGGAAAACTTTGGAAGAATAAAGCACATCCAAGATGATATAGAGATAGTAACTGGAGATCTGCTAGATCAGCTTTCTCTGATAGATATCATCAAGGAATATAAACCAAATGAGGTCTACAACCTGGCAGCGCAGAGCTTTGTACCCACCAGCTGGACCCAACCAGTGCTAACTGGAGAGTTCACTGCGCTGGGAGTAACCCGTATGCTGGAGGCTATAAGACTTGTAGACCCCAGCATAAGGTTCTATCAGGCTTCCAGCTCAGAAATGTTTGGCAAGGTAAGAGAGACTCCCCAGAAAGAAACCACTCCTTTTTATCCACGTAGCCCCTACGGTGTAGCAAAGGTATACGGACATTACATCACGGTGAACTATCGAGAGTCATATGGAATATTCGCGTGTTCAGGAATATGCTTCAATCACGAATCCCCCAGGAGAGGACTAGAATTCGTTACTCGTAAAGTTAGCTATGGTGTAGCAAGGATCAAGCACGGGCTGCAAAAGGAACTTAGACTAGGTAACCTTGATGCCAAAAGAGATTGGGGATATACCGGCGATTACGTGAGGGCGATGTGGCTCATGCTGCAGCAGGATACTCCTGACGATTATGTTATAGCTACTGGAGAAACGCATTCTGTAAGGGAGTTGGTCGAATTAGCTTTTTCACATGTTGGACTTGACTATAGAGACTATGTAGTGGTCGATCCCAAGTACTTCCGAGCTGCCGAGGTCGACCTGCTAGTAGGAGACTCCACGAAAGCAAGGCAGAAGCTGGGCTGGCAGCCAACTGTGAAGTTCGAAGATTTAGTCAGAATGATGGTGGAAGCAGACATGGAATTAGTAGCCAGCCAGAAGGATGCTCCGCTCACACCGATGATCCGTTGA
- a CDS encoding putative manganese-dependent inorganic diphosphatase: protein MGNPIYVIGHRNPDTDTIVSAIGYADLKQRSEELDTKPVRLGDLSAETAFVLDRFGVEIPELISDVYTRVSDVMNRAPQYLKASHTIREAGRVIQDKRIVPVVDDQHRLIGVLTLDDVAARYLQELDLSGGAQLKLSYDRIVRTLEAEVLTGTPEGDWQGRVSVAAMATSTIQQRLQPGDMVVVGNRKDVQELAISRGAACVIVVGNLRPDKSVIDFARSRGTLLLLTPHDSYRVTRLLNLSVAVEEVMRREAPTADPDDPASEAASLLSTTATTALPVVDSDRKLVGIVTRSDLLRFKGKQVILVDHNHRSQAVEGLEQAQILEIIDHHNLGDLHTPEPIFMKLEPVGSTSTIVAEMYRDRGITPSPQIAGILLSGIISDTLLFRSPTSTPRDETAGRWLADVASVEPQELAYAMFKANSNYDQKTPIQILESNLKIYDWNGNKVGIGQAETVDIDFFKQHKQDFLSQMQKFKHEKGLNYLLFLATDILDQSSILFVPEEDEEQIVTKAFGAHPREGTAYLKGVVSRKKQVVPPLARVLEK from the coding sequence ATGGGAAACCCGATATACGTTATTGGTCACCGCAATCCGGACACTGATACTATAGTGTCCGCCATAGGCTATGCTGACCTGAAGCAACGCTCAGAAGAACTTGATACCAAGCCGGTACGTCTGGGCGATCTGTCAGCAGAAACAGCATTCGTTCTAGACAGGTTCGGAGTTGAGATCCCGGAGCTCATAAGTGACGTCTATACCAGGGTTTCCGATGTAATGAACAGAGCTCCGCAATACCTGAAAGCTTCTCACACGATAAGGGAGGCTGGCAGAGTAATACAGGACAAAAGGATCGTACCCGTAGTCGATGATCAACATAGATTGATCGGTGTATTGACCCTGGACGACGTAGCTGCTAGATACCTGCAGGAGTTGGACCTCTCGGGAGGAGCACAGCTAAAGCTTTCATACGATAGGATCGTACGCACGCTTGAAGCCGAGGTCCTCACTGGCACACCTGAGGGAGACTGGCAAGGCAGAGTGTCCGTGGCCGCTATGGCTACCAGCACCATTCAGCAGAGATTGCAACCGGGCGACATGGTCGTCGTGGGCAACCGCAAAGATGTCCAGGAACTTGCTATTTCTCGTGGAGCGGCCTGCGTTATAGTCGTAGGTAACCTTCGGCCTGATAAGTCCGTCATCGACTTCGCGAGATCCAGAGGCACTTTGCTTCTGCTTACCCCTCATGACTCTTATAGAGTTACACGTCTGCTCAATCTAAGTGTGGCAGTGGAAGAGGTAATGCGCAGGGAGGCTCCAACTGCCGATCCAGATGATCCGGCGTCAGAGGCTGCATCTCTGTTATCAACCACCGCTACCACAGCTCTACCAGTTGTCGACTCCGATAGGAAGCTCGTGGGCATAGTCACGAGATCAGATCTGCTTAGGTTCAAAGGGAAACAAGTCATATTGGTAGATCACAACCATAGATCACAAGCTGTAGAAGGACTTGAACAAGCACAGATACTAGAAATTATAGACCACCACAATCTGGGAGATCTTCATACTCCAGAGCCCATATTTATGAAGCTTGAACCTGTAGGCAGCACGAGCACTATAGTTGCGGAGATGTATCGAGATAGAGGTATTACGCCCTCACCGCAGATAGCAGGTATACTACTCTCCGGTATCATCTCGGACACATTACTCTTCAGATCTCCTACATCAACCCCCAGGGACGAAACGGCCGGAAGGTGGTTGGCTGATGTAGCATCTGTGGAACCTCAGGAACTTGCCTACGCCATGTTCAAGGCCAACTCTAACTATGACCAGAAGACTCCAATACAGATCTTGGAATCTAACTTAAAGATCTACGACTGGAATGGTAACAAGGTGGGAATAGGTCAAGCTGAGACCGTAGACATAGATTTCTTCAAGCAGCACAAGCAGGATTTCCTGTCGCAGATGCAAAAGTTCAAGCATGAGAAGGGTTTGAACTACCTCCTGTTCCTGGCCACAGATATACTGGACCAATCAAGCATCCTGTTCGTCCCCGAAGAGGATGAGGAACAAATAGTAACCAAGGCCTTTGGTGCACATCCCCGGGAAGGGACAGCCTATTTGAAAGGGGTAGTCAGCAGAAAGAAGCAGGTAGTACCCCCACTTGCTAGAGTACTTGAGAAATAA